Proteins from one Candidatus Saccharimonadales bacterium genomic window:
- a CDS encoding alpha/beta hydrolase, with protein sequence MRNAILVPGRPDKDQHYDPSLPSNSEEYWFSWLKRKLILRDVHTISIEPPMPFRPRYDEWEKEFERCDITPETILVGHSCGGGFLIRYLSEHKELHVGQVVLVAPWTNPYDNLESDTADFFDFEIDANFPSRTAGVTVFYSTDDDKSVVETVTQLTKTCNDLTVKKYSDRGHFKQSEFVELISSIQIDV encoded by the coding sequence ATGAGAAACGCCATTCTTGTTCCCGGAAGACCAGATAAAGATCAACACTATGACCCATCACTTCCAAGTAATAGTGAAGAGTACTGGTTCAGCTGGTTGAAACGAAAGTTGATACTTCGAGACGTCCATACTATCTCTATTGAACCTCCGATGCCATTTCGGCCGCGTTATGATGAGTGGGAAAAAGAATTTGAGCGCTGCGATATTACACCCGAAACAATTCTCGTAGGGCACAGCTGTGGCGGTGGTTTTTTAATTCGCTACCTAAGTGAACATAAAGAGCTACATGTGGGTCAAGTTGTCTTAGTTGCACCTTGGACAAATCCTTATGACAATCTAGAATCCGATACAGCAGATTTCTTTGATTTTGAAATAGATGCAAACTTTCCATCAAGAACAGCCGGTGTGACAGTTTTCTATTCCACTGACGACGACAAAAGTGTTGTCGAGACGGTCACTCAATTAACCAAAACATGTAATGATCTAACGGTTAAGAAGTACTCAGATAGAGGACATTTTAAACAATCAGAATTTGTTGAACTCATAAGTTCTATACAGATTGACGTATGA
- a CDS encoding GNAT family N-acetyltransferase — translation MTENPAYTIELLIPDNIDEANNMRLASWLDTYVNDELGITHDWISKRNEKQMSDEYRNNRLERLKSEKSTGWVVKDSAGTIIGVATPRIDDEGVQHVGSLYVDKNWHGKGIAGELMQRIINWFDDTKPIILGVVTYNERAKAFYRKWGFVEIPGSETLYDNKIPEIMMSRLPENTLN, via the coding sequence ATGACCGAAAATCCAGCATATACGATTGAACTACTTATACCCGATAATATTGATGAAGCGAATAATATGCGCCTTGCATCCTGGCTTGATACATATGTAAACGATGAACTTGGCATTACACATGACTGGATATCTAAACGCAATGAAAAACAAATGTCAGATGAATATAGGAATAATAGGCTAGAAAGATTAAAAAGTGAAAAATCTACCGGCTGGGTGGTAAAAGACTCTGCAGGAACTATTATCGGAGTGGCAACACCACGCATTGACGATGAAGGTGTACAGCATGTCGGATCTTTGTATGTTGATAAGAACTGGCATGGTAAGGGTATTGCGGGTGAATTGATGCAAAGAATCATCAACTGGTTCGATGACACGAAGCCGATAATTCTCGGAGTCGTTACTTATAATGAGAGGGCCAAAGCGTTTTACCGTAAGTGGGGCTTTGTCGAGATACCAGGCTCTGAAACTCTCTACGATAATAAAATTCCTGAGATTATGATGTCTCGTTTACCGGAAAACACTTTGAACTAA
- a CDS encoding glycosyltransferase family 2 protein — translation MTQKDKIIFASFMSVALTAISVFGYLWFFKGGMAHNFYGPWHFLDIVIFIMVSYVIWHPIFMKVVTYTISSHIKPQPEESPRPKPGSKVAFVTTFVPASESVDLLHKTLPAMVRANYAHDTWLLDEGDDEEVRIICKRYGVKHFSRHGIPDYNQDKGKFAKKTKGGNHNSWYNSHGDEYDFVAQIDTDFIPRKDFLTKTLGFFDDPLIAFVGTPQIYGNIDDSVIAHGSAQQTYSFYGPLLRGMSGQNNSMLIGANHVIRVKALKSVSHYSAHITEDLLTGMKLHSNGWNSIYYPYPLAIGEGPTSWKSYFSQQKRWAYGCMNILFGHSYRLFSKMTFRQSIYYFCIQQHYFSGLVMVLGIVSLCLYFYAGIISVNLSIFEFLGSYIVLILLFNCIDLWLQRFNARPKTERGFMWYGMYIGVAAWPIYFQAFLALFNTTKLRYKVTPKGKKIKSNDMALSLFAPHFILGAIALSGAVSSLFTGRTAILMVFWSIVTGLGLLIVPVLPHLIRISRRLFNKKAYISSTLAGDEPVKSKQIL, via the coding sequence ATGACCCAAAAAGACAAGATTATATTTGCCTCCTTTATGAGTGTCGCATTAACAGCGATATCAGTCTTCGGGTACCTGTGGTTTTTTAAAGGTGGCATGGCTCATAACTTTTACGGACCGTGGCATTTTCTCGACATCGTTATTTTTATTATGGTTTCATACGTTATATGGCACCCTATCTTTATGAAAGTAGTCACCTACACTATTTCATCACATATAAAGCCCCAGCCCGAAGAATCACCACGCCCAAAGCCAGGATCAAAAGTAGCGTTTGTTACGACATTCGTGCCTGCTTCTGAATCTGTGGATTTATTACACAAAACTCTTCCAGCAATGGTAAGAGCAAACTATGCGCACGATACCTGGCTTCTAGATGAAGGTGATGACGAGGAAGTACGTATTATATGTAAACGCTATGGTGTAAAACATTTTAGCCGGCACGGTATCCCAGATTATAATCAGGATAAAGGAAAATTCGCTAAAAAAACGAAAGGTGGCAACCACAACTCTTGGTATAACAGCCACGGCGATGAATATGATTTTGTCGCACAAATTGACACTGATTTCATACCCCGTAAAGACTTTCTAACGAAGACTCTTGGGTTTTTTGATGATCCACTGATTGCCTTTGTTGGCACTCCGCAAATTTATGGAAATATTGATGATTCAGTTATTGCGCACGGATCGGCACAACAAACCTACAGTTTCTACGGACCGCTTCTTCGTGGTATGTCAGGTCAAAATAATTCAATGCTTATTGGTGCCAACCATGTCATTAGAGTAAAGGCGCTCAAAAGTGTTAGCCATTACAGTGCGCATATTACAGAAGATCTTCTTACTGGTATGAAACTCCATTCAAATGGATGGAATAGTATTTATTATCCCTACCCACTTGCAATTGGAGAAGGCCCAACGAGTTGGAAGTCGTATTTTAGCCAGCAAAAAAGATGGGCATATGGCTGTATGAATATATTATTTGGACATAGCTACAGACTGTTTTCAAAGATGACGTTCAGGCAGTCTATTTACTATTTCTGCATACAACAACACTATTTTTCTGGCCTTGTCATGGTACTTGGTATTGTTAGCCTCTGTCTCTATTTCTATGCTGGAATCATTTCAGTTAACTTATCTATCTTCGAATTTCTAGGTTCATATATTGTACTGATTCTTCTTTTTAATTGTATTGACCTTTGGCTACAACGATTCAATGCGCGGCCTAAAACTGAACGTGGATTTATGTGGTACGGCATGTACATTGGAGTTGCCGCATGGCCGATATATTTTCAGGCATTTTTAGCTTTATTCAATACCACAAAACTTCGCTACAAAGTAACGCCAAAAGGTAAAAAAATTAAATCAAATGACATGGCCCTTTCATTATTTGCGCCTCACTTCATACTCGGAGCTATCGCACTAAGTGGTGCCGTCTCATCCCTGTTCACGGGACGCACAGCTATACTTATGGTGTTTTGGTCAATCGTGACTGGACTCGGACTTTTGATTGTACCCGTGCTCCCTCACCTCATACGAATATCTCGCAGACTTTTTAATAAAAAGGCATATATAAGTAGTACTCTTGCGGGTGATGAACCTGTTAAATCTAAGCAAATTCTTTGA
- a CDS encoding glycosyltransferase, with translation MRITKKNNDKYYYSLERDDAVKVRWLGVIGIFTTLNLVGGFYFFASHSLVALILFTPLSIIVILYQLINAIIMSQYPAFSIRNHNDRVRHFKQIGNSPKVAVMIPAAGEPLSVLRETIEAAVRINYPNFDVYVLDDSKPGMYKDLALSLGVKYFRRSNVGVHKKAGNMNALIKKVGEKLDYILVLDADFVPSSEILSELVPYAGEDVGIVQSPQHFRLSKEIYRRSKFEYGAALIQRDFYRITQPARSSMGGSICVGTNALYNVRALEQVGGYEGVGPADWGHSEDVYTGLKMLNSYAPNKKHYKISYVPVMLAQGTCPDDHLSFYKQQNRWATGSMQLIFSKLTLLSPNLSLAQKLCYFSNSTYYFYTMALLFSPIQILYIALTNVHVDWSILLLFIPSLLLNFLVTPIILRRTFNPIAGSLAVISNAYTFVQALFLVIIRRPLGWEATGAKSTKKKNTHFIAFKILCSVCFVGIYLVTLGVTLINQRLEFSPSIVLIISFLIGLGIHLIYLHHMFTNVIVLKKAYRSIHAYAYVALIALTLVVISSSIILSTKYDIYVKSRTLIIEKEQ, from the coding sequence TTGCGAATTACTAAAAAAAATAATGATAAGTATTACTATTCACTAGAACGAGATGATGCCGTCAAAGTCAGATGGCTCGGAGTTATAGGTATTTTTACAACCCTCAACCTCGTAGGGGGCTTTTATTTTTTTGCCTCACATTCACTTGTTGCCTTGATCCTTTTTACACCTTTATCAATTATTGTTATTTTGTATCAACTGATTAATGCAATCATCATGTCGCAGTATCCGGCGTTTTCGATTCGAAACCATAACGATAGGGTTCGACATTTTAAACAAATAGGTAACTCACCAAAAGTAGCAGTTATGATCCCTGCTGCAGGTGAGCCGCTATCCGTTCTTCGTGAGACAATTGAAGCTGCTGTGCGAATCAATTATCCGAATTTTGACGTCTACGTTCTTGATGATTCTAAACCCGGTATGTACAAGGACCTGGCACTCAGCCTCGGTGTCAAATATTTCCGACGCAGCAACGTTGGCGTTCATAAAAAAGCGGGTAATATGAATGCACTTATTAAAAAAGTCGGCGAAAAACTCGATTATATTCTTGTTCTCGACGCTGACTTCGTACCGAGTTCGGAAATACTGAGCGAGCTCGTTCCATACGCAGGTGAGGACGTCGGTATCGTCCAGTCACCACAGCATTTTCGCCTATCAAAAGAAATATATAGGCGCTCAAAGTTTGAATACGGAGCGGCTTTAATACAGAGAGACTTTTACCGTATTACGCAGCCAGCAAGGAGTAGTATGGGCGGTTCGATATGTGTCGGGACGAACGCACTATATAACGTTAGAGCACTTGAGCAGGTTGGTGGATACGAAGGTGTTGGTCCAGCTGACTGGGGACACTCCGAAGACGTTTATACAGGTCTTAAGATGTTAAATTCATATGCGCCTAATAAAAAACATTACAAGATTTCGTATGTCCCAGTCATGCTCGCTCAAGGTACATGTCCCGACGACCATTTGTCTTTCTACAAGCAGCAAAACCGCTGGGCTACAGGAAGTATGCAGTTAATTTTTTCAAAACTAACGCTACTATCTCCAAATCTCAGTCTCGCTCAAAAATTATGTTACTTTTCTAATTCAACGTATTACTTTTATACAATGGCACTGCTATTTAGTCCGATTCAAATTCTTTACATCGCTCTTACGAACGTCCATGTTGATTGGTCAATCCTGCTGCTATTTATTCCGTCGCTTCTATTAAACTTTCTTGTTACACCAATTATTTTACGGCGTACTTTTAACCCAATCGCAGGATCGCTTGCCGTCATATCAAACGCCTATACATTCGTTCAAGCACTATTTCTTGTTATTATACGGCGACCACTTGGGTGGGAAGCGACAGGAGCAAAATCGACAAAAAAGAAGAATACCCATTTTATTGCATTTAAAATATTATGTTCAGTTTGTTTTGTAGGCATATATCTTGTTACACTTGGAGTAACGCTCATAAACCAGCGTCTAGAATTTAGCCCATCGATCGTACTGATAATTAGTTTTTTGATCGGTCTTGGCATACACCTCATATATCTGCACCACATGTTCACAAATGTGATTGTCCTTAAAAAAGCATATCGAAGTATCCATGCGTATGCTTATGTGGCACTCATTGCTCTTACTCTCGTTGTAATTTCAAGCAGTATAATTCTATCAACCAAATATGATATTTATGTTAAATCAAGAACCCTCATAATAGAGAAGGAACAATAG
- a CDS encoding glycoside hydrolase family 16 protein, with the protein MAQSSNKKKYIVSAGIVAIVIGALVAINQFVFTTPDTMKTPTVAAASQNGRKLLFSDEFSGNKVDESKWNYCYDRYSYKYSGCTNYGNSENEWYLQSQVTQGAGNLILAADRQKTTGDNRNGSEQDYAYRSGMVSTGAKDDKTSAKWDGLYGYYEARILVPAGQAVWPAFWLLPTDRDWPPEIDIMEILGQKPHDVLYTYHWKKPDGTVAQDSSTKTLEKSTSDSWHTYAVNWQPGKLEWYTDGVLTKTTDSANVPSKRMQIIMNLAVGGTLPGEIDDTTPKKAVMLVDYVRVYDKK; encoded by the coding sequence ATGGCACAATCAAGCAATAAGAAAAAATACATAGTCTCAGCAGGAATTGTGGCAATAGTTATTGGCGCGCTTGTTGCAATTAATCAATTTGTTTTTACGACACCGGATACCATGAAAACACCAACCGTTGCTGCCGCATCTCAGAATGGCCGAAAGTTACTTTTTAGTGATGAGTTTAGTGGTAATAAAGTTGATGAATCGAAATGGAATTATTGCTATGACAGATACTCATATAAATATAGTGGCTGTACAAATTACGGTAATTCAGAAAATGAATGGTATTTACAGTCCCAAGTGACGCAGGGGGCGGGCAATCTAATCCTAGCAGCCGATCGTCAAAAAACAACTGGGGATAACCGCAACGGGTCAGAGCAAGACTATGCGTATAGGTCAGGTATGGTATCTACTGGCGCAAAAGATGATAAAACTTCAGCCAAATGGGACGGTCTCTATGGATACTACGAAGCTCGTATTTTAGTGCCTGCAGGACAGGCAGTTTGGCCAGCATTTTGGCTCCTTCCAACTGACCGCGATTGGCCACCCGAAATAGATATCATGGAAATCTTAGGACAAAAACCTCATGATGTACTTTATACCTACCACTGGAAAAAACCAGACGGTACCGTTGCTCAGGATAGCAGTACGAAAACACTCGAAAAATCTACGAGTGATTCGTGGCATACCTACGCAGTTAACTGGCAACCAGGAAAACTTGAATGGTACACCGATGGAGTACTAACGAAGACGACTGACAGCGCAAATGTTCCGTCAAAGCGTATGCAAATTATCATGAACCTTGCGGTTGGCGGAACGCTTCCGGGAGAGATTGATGATACAACTCCGAAAAAAGCCGTCATGTTAGTTGATTATGTGAGAGTCTATGATAAGAAGTAA
- a CDS encoding glycosyltransferase family 39 protein: MIRSKFLVRLLTIFNIGTLSILAVLALATALHPTVNKFGLFQPVILIFFGAILINIILIAIANVRFNLGKLRWLIVPTTIVIFIGILVAQLFFAQALLSSGYTWDSNTVFQAAVMHVQSGVIDSGSTGYFQSSPNNLALFFILDNLFSIMKHFGSTNFLWGAVVLNVAVTFLTQIIIYFVVKMLFGRRTALCSLIVSFVLIGLNLHIQTPYTDTLAILFPILIFLLGLYLVKFQNTGLRLLFAFLIGAATIMGTLIKPTVVIAAIALVAVAIIWAISERKTIRKDKLWLTVIMSFIVFFATAAAGYIGYGSYVDSQHILPYAYSQSGKNSLPPEHFINIGTKTKINGYSVNYGGYDGDTAGIVSKLDGHDAKVAYSDDAITTQLRSYGMLGYLDFLKDKLMWIMSDGTFFAYGEGDLNSIKFENNSEFSQNVRQFTTPQGKYYALFGNILQAFWVAVLFLIALQLMISILWKPARLNLFLTMLHLMIVGIIVFLLIFEGRSRYIFLFLPIFIVTAMYTLNWFRNITREDKPQNLAKPPTHRSDSMIDSKV, encoded by the coding sequence ATGATAAGAAGTAAGTTCCTCGTCCGCTTACTTACAATTTTTAATATTGGTACATTATCAATACTTGCAGTTCTTGCACTTGCGACTGCGCTTCATCCGACTGTCAATAAGTTTGGCTTGTTTCAGCCAGTCATTTTGATATTCTTTGGTGCGATATTAATCAACATTATTCTGATTGCTATTGCGAACGTACGTTTTAATTTAGGAAAACTTAGGTGGCTTATTGTTCCAACGACTATAGTAATATTCATTGGTATTTTAGTGGCACAGCTTTTCTTTGCGCAGGCACTTTTATCTTCAGGCTACACATGGGATAGTAACACTGTCTTTCAAGCAGCTGTCATGCATGTTCAATCTGGTGTTATTGATAGTGGCAGTACAGGATACTTTCAGTCCAGCCCGAATAACCTAGCACTCTTCTTTATTCTCGATAATTTATTTTCTATCATGAAACATTTTGGTTCAACTAATTTCCTTTGGGGAGCGGTTGTTCTCAACGTCGCTGTGACATTTCTGACTCAGATCATTATATATTTCGTCGTAAAAATGCTATTTGGAAGAAGGACAGCTCTTTGCTCTCTCATTGTTAGCTTCGTGCTCATTGGGCTCAATCTCCATATCCAAACGCCATATACGGATACACTAGCTATTTTATTCCCAATTTTAATATTCCTCCTCGGTCTCTATCTTGTGAAGTTTCAAAATACCGGGCTACGGCTACTATTTGCTTTCCTTATCGGCGCGGCGACGATAATGGGAACTCTTATTAAACCGACAGTCGTTATAGCGGCAATTGCACTTGTAGCCGTTGCAATCATTTGGGCCATTAGTGAACGTAAAACGATTAGAAAAGATAAACTTTGGCTTACCGTTATTATGTCATTCATCGTATTTTTTGCGACAGCTGCAGCTGGTTATATTGGTTACGGGTCTTACGTTGATAGTCAGCATATTCTTCCGTATGCATACTCACAGTCTGGTAAGAACTCGTTACCCCCCGAGCACTTTATAAATATTGGTACAAAGACGAAAATTAACGGATATTCGGTGAACTATGGTGGCTATGACGGTGATACTGCTGGTATTGTGTCAAAACTAGACGGCCATGATGCTAAAGTTGCTTACTCTGATGATGCAATTACGACTCAGCTACGATCGTATGGTATGTTAGGATATCTTGACTTTCTAAAAGATAAGCTCATGTGGATTATGTCTGACGGTACATTCTTTGCCTATGGAGAAGGTGATCTTAATTCAATTAAGTTTGAAAATAACAGTGAGTTTAGCCAGAACGTTCGACAGTTTACGACACCACAAGGAAAGTACTATGCTTTATTCGGTAACATCCTCCAGGCATTCTGGGTTGCAGTCTTATTCCTCATAGCGCTTCAGCTCATGATTAGCATACTATGGAAGCCGGCACGTCTTAATCTATTTCTCACTATGCTTCATTTAATGATTGTTGGCATCATCGTATTCCTATTAATCTTTGAAGGTCGCTCCCGATATATATTCCTATTTCTCCCTATCTTCATCGTAACTGCGATGTATACACTTAACTGGTTTAGAAATATAACCCGTGAAGATAAGCCTCAAAATCTTGCAAAGCCCCCAACTCATCGATCGGACTCAATGATTGATTCAAAAGTCTAA
- a CDS encoding NUDIX hydrolase produces MTEVVQKHSAGGLVIKDNKVLLIHWDAPRDTYDFPKGSINPDETVEQTCTREVYEETGYKTEIVKFIGKTHYEYDWIDGKHHAKTVDYFLLKLVDDKSPTPEREKHETFKNVWINVKDAGTILTREIDKEILTKALKMDKSQPDLVSTFDYNGIIDVEWYDIFKKEDIPDLPWQHVYVIGDYKGKVPVVIFPSGNENLPGGKTETGESIEQTLVREVEEETNMRVISWEPLGYQICTRRDNGEVNNQFRAYAKLERIGRFINDPGGNIVGHTLVDLEHLNEHIKYGVGGERLILNAKQHFK; encoded by the coding sequence ATGACCGAAGTAGTTCAAAAACATTCTGCCGGTGGGCTTGTTATTAAAGATAATAAAGTCCTTCTGATTCATTGGGACGCCCCGAGAGACACCTACGATTTTCCTAAAGGAAGTATTAATCCAGATGAGACCGTAGAACAGACCTGTACTAGAGAAGTATACGAGGAGACAGGATATAAAACTGAAATAGTTAAGTTTATTGGCAAAACGCATTATGAGTATGACTGGATCGATGGCAAACATCATGCAAAAACAGTCGACTACTTTTTACTCAAGTTAGTGGACGATAAGTCACCCACGCCTGAGAGGGAAAAGCATGAGACGTTCAAAAATGTTTGGATTAACGTCAAAGATGCTGGAACAATCCTGACAAGAGAGATTGATAAAGAGATCCTCACAAAAGCTTTAAAAATGGATAAGTCTCAACCAGACCTTGTGAGCACATTCGATTACAACGGCATCATCGATGTCGAGTGGTACGATATCTTTAAAAAAGAGGATATTCCAGATCTCCCATGGCAACACGTATATGTTATTGGGGATTATAAAGGCAAAGTGCCAGTAGTCATTTTTCCATCGGGTAATGAGAATTTACCCGGCGGTAAAACTGAGACTGGTGAATCTATAGAACAGACGCTTGTAAGAGAAGTTGAGGAAGAAACAAATATGCGCGTTATAAGCTGGGAGCCACTTGGCTACCAGATATGTACACGTAGGGACAACGGGGAAGTAAATAATCAGTTTAGAGCTTACGCTAAGCTTGAAAGAATAGGAAGGTTCATAAATGATCCAGGTGGAAACATAGTAGGCCATACATTGGTTGACCTAGAACATCTTAATGAGCATATAAAGTACGGTGTTGGTGGGGAAAGATTAATCTTGAACGCGAAACAACACTTTAAGTAA
- a CDS encoding SDR family NAD(P)-dependent oxidoreductase: protein MKMTNNTILITGGGSGIGRALAEMFHAKGNKVIIAGRRQALLDEVAHANDGIETIALDISNSDSIEDVVAKLEETHPGLNTVIHNAGIMKPEEIGNNDRDISRAIIETNLIGQINLNSALLPLLKKQSEGTIMTVSSGLAFLPTATFPTYNATKAAIHSYTQSLRTQLAHTKLQVIELIPPYVQTELISPEQAHDPNAMPLKDFIEEVGSILETQPDIKEVCVEKVMFQRTAEASGEYDARYQQRNQAYISE from the coding sequence ATGAAAATGACAAATAACACAATTCTTATTACAGGTGGTGGATCAGGAATCGGCAGAGCACTTGCCGAAATGTTCCATGCTAAAGGTAATAAAGTTATTATTGCTGGTCGAAGACAGGCGTTACTTGATGAGGTCGCACATGCAAATGATGGTATCGAGACGATCGCTCTTGATATTAGTAACTCTGATTCAATCGAAGATGTTGTGGCAAAGCTCGAAGAAACACATCCCGGGCTTAATACAGTGATACACAATGCTGGCATCATGAAGCCAGAAGAAATTGGTAATAACGATAGGGATATCTCACGGGCAATCATCGAGACGAACCTTATTGGTCAAATTAATCTCAATTCAGCTCTTCTTCCGCTACTTAAGAAACAGTCAGAGGGTACTATCATGACAGTGTCTTCAGGGCTCGCTTTTCTCCCCACTGCAACATTTCCAACGTATAACGCAACGAAGGCTGCGATCCATTCGTACACACAGTCATTACGGACACAGCTAGCACACACAAAGCTACAAGTTATTGAGCTCATACCGCCGTACGTACAAACGGAGCTTATTAGCCCCGAACAGGCGCATGATCCAAATGCGATGCCACTTAAAGATTTCATTGAAGAAGTGGGAAGTATTTTAGAAACCCAGCCTGACATCAAGGAAGTCTGTGTTGAAAAAGTCATGTTCCAGCGTACGGCTGAGGCAAGTGGCGAATACGACGCAAGGTACCAACAGCGCAATCAGGCATATATTTCAGAGTAG
- a CDS encoding nucleotide pyrophosphohydrolase, with amino-acid sequence MDDSQNKSLADMQVMIRKFCDDRNWDQFHNPKDLSISLSLEAAELLEHFQWKNEDEIHIHMEKHKDEVAAELADVFYWVLLMANKLEINLVEAFDHKMIKNEEKYAIDQSKGSHKKYTELNK; translated from the coding sequence ATGGATGACAGTCAAAATAAATCTCTTGCAGATATGCAGGTAATGATTCGTAAGTTTTGTGATGACCGAAACTGGGATCAATTTCATAATCCAAAAGATTTATCTATCTCTCTTTCATTAGAGGCGGCTGAGCTTTTGGAGCATTTTCAGTGGAAAAATGAGGATGAGATACATATACATATGGAGAAGCATAAGGATGAGGTCGCTGCAGAGCTAGCAGACGTATTCTATTGGGTATTATTAATGGCAAATAAATTAGAAATTAATCTTGTAGAAGCATTCGACCATAAAATGATCAAGAATGAAGAAAAGTATGCAATTGATCAGTCGAAGGGTAGCCACAAGAAGTACACTGAGCTAAATAAATGA